The segment ACTTTCTATAACACTCTCTAACAAACATGTTCTCAATAAAAAAACCAGGTTTCTCAAAGTAACCCGAATAGCAAGGGTAAAATAGAACATAGCCAGCTACAAAGACGTTATTATCAGAAGATAAGGGTTTATTATCCACTTCTGATAGTAtactggatatgttgttgtttgttcTGAATAGTTCTAAGTCTGAGTCTAGTATAGGTGAAACAAGATTAACGGTTCTCAAAATCGGGTCGAAAATGGGatttttaagggtattttggggaaAAGAGTCGGATGAGACTTCAAGAATGAACGCGGTAACCGAGTAGAAAGGAGGACAAGGGTTATCGGATTTAAAAAGATTGGTAGTAATCGAAGCTTTCGTGGCGTTAAAAACTTTAGTGTAATTGTGATATTTTGCCATTTGATACATGAGTTTGTGGAGATGTGATACATCCGATTCCGTAGCTAGACGGACTCTACTAAATATTTGAGTGTTGAAACTGATTTTTTCAGCCATATTTGGAAGTATTGTAAACTATGATAATAGTTGCGACTATAGAAAAAACAGTGAGATAATAtgttactatttttttgtgatacTTTATTCTAATAAGGAAACTAAAGATCTTTATATCTAGAGAGGGGTCactttcttaattattaaaaaaagaaaaatcttttaACACATGTCACATCaagaataatttttctttaattattgaCACGTCTTTAGCTTTAGCCAGCTTTCATTCAATTTGTTTTTTCGTCGTTTTTTCAATCGATCTAATGAAAGTTTCGAATAATTTAGTCGACTAAATGTTACAatcaagaatttcaaaaagggtGTTCAAAATGTGGGAAATATTGTTGACTCATTCAAGgtatttgaaattcattaagaCTCTGAAATTACTGGGCCACAACAACCTATTATGTCAATGATGTCCAATATATTCAttctatttgtatatatattatttttttaacgaaaaatattcaattaaacaCCCTGACATGCATGTACCTCCGCCCGTTCATGTATCAAGAAAGAACATTTATTATATGTATCCAAGAAGTAAATTTCAGTATTACTATCGGCAGGGACTACTttcttattgatttttaataaatattttatatataatttatatatatataataaatattttaatataaaatacaaggtCCACATAAAAATTATTGGGACATTTTTGGAAATGCCAccttattgaaaaaaaatccaTTACTTTTTGGCTGAATATAGCGATGAGAACACCTTGCTAATAAATTCCATTTAGacaatcaaataattttgaattattttgattaaGCAGTTTTATATTAGATGAAATGTTATTATAAATTAGACGTTTTCGGTTCAAAATTTGGAGACACTTCTATCTTTATGTATGTAGATAAGTGAATCactaaaaatatcatatacaCTTAAATTATACATGTTAATCTTAATAAATAGTAAAACCTCGAGCTTGTTCCAATATGATGAACGTTTGAGAAAACAACATTTTCTCCAATGCACACTTTCTATAATACAAGATAAAAATTTATCCGTTTGTGAGACTATACTAAATATGATATTGTTTGGATAAGAAAAATGGCATGTAGAccaaataattgaaataattcGAATTATTTAGTTGATAGGAAAAATAGAACTATTATACAGCTACTAGTATAATAATTGCAATAGCTAACCATGAAAGTGATGTTACactactctctttttttttagacAAATGCATGTGTTACACTATTTTGTTATTCGAAATAATTTATACGAGCTAGGTTCTATAAATTGTAAAATCTCAGATTTATTTCAGCATGATAATgttaatatgtaaaattaaagaaatgagGCATATTTTATGCTTTATCGATCTATGTAATGAAAGCTTGAGAACATGtgcacaaactttttcaaagtATTAGCATGTGATCAAGTTCtcaattaaaataagttataatttgagtatataaatcaaatttattaataaatttaaggGGACTTCATATATACCCAAAataatctaatatatatatatatatatatatatatatattcttggaATTAGTATTCAGTTAGTATATAGAACAGGATACTAATTCCACTGCCACGTAGGATGTGTGTGTATATTTGTACAATTTTATACACGTTTAAGTGTCTGATTGTAAACattcaaagttaaagttaagggtataaatatgaaatgagtCCAAGTTAAAGgacatgtttatgtattatgcctattttATAGGAGTTATTGGATTCAATTAATCTCAACActaaaaatagttttataagTAAAAGAATCACTAATTTCAAAAcaataacttaattttaaatacttttaaaaatgtaaTGGATTCAATAACAAGCATCAGTACATTTAGATTctataaatattacataaatatatatttcccAAATATATATTAGGGTAAAAAAAGTAATCATTTCCTCTTAATTTTGACTTGTTCCaaaatggatttttggtgaagttgaTTACTTTGTTGCATCTCCATGTAATCCTTGTATTTCATTGGTGTATAATTGGTTTCACTTTGTATCAATGGAGAAGCTGGACTTACAATTGCTTCTAGTGATGGTCCATGAGCAACAGCTACTGATATTCTTGGACTTGTGTTGTTCACCACTACTTTGTGTATATTGCTTTTGTACTTCCCATTACTAAATATCTACCGAACAGTTCAGACAGTCAACCAACTAATGTACTGATATTcttcattaataaatcaaatatggaatttaaaatattgaaaataaaaaaacgtTACGTGTTGCTATCATACAATAGGTGAACATGACTTGATAGTGTAAAAATTACTGATAGTGTAACAAATTCTTTTTACGATCCATGTATAGTCTAACCTAACACTCGTGTACCAAATTTAAGAATACCATTTTATGAGAATACATATTTGTAAAAATTATCTATTATCAACTTAGTTATAAATCTCACACACGTATTACTTTCAGATAGTCAGTCGATTGAATTTATACCTCGAGATGGTCGCCGGTATTGACCAAGAGTGAGTTGGGAAGGGCATTGACATGGATCCATTTGCCTTGATGTTGAACTTGTAATCCTCCAACTTGGTTTTGAATAATTAGAGTTAAAAGGCCATGATCTGAATGAGGTGGCATACCAAGTGCAAGTTCTGGCTGAGGACAACTAGGGTAATAATTTGcgataaaaatttgaaatcctGACTTCACCTCTAGAGTTTTTTCCAGATAACATTCTTCAAGTCCTAAACCTTGTGATATTCCTCCAAGTAATACTTTTGTTACTTGTCTAACTTTCTCACAATACTCCCACAAAATAtcactacataaaaaataataatgatgattatacGTAAGTATAGTCAACAAACTAAGCTACTAAGATTCCTGATATACCTGTATCGATCGGGTTTGCTAGGAGAGTGGAACTTTGGATGCACAAAGACCTTAAGATAGTCCCTCCAAAAGAAAGCTCTCTCTTTAGAGGTATTGAAGCTTGTTCCATATCTTATAGGGTCCAATACATGTTTCCCTTCaaattctttcttctcttcttctcttaaATTGAAAAACCCTTGAGTACCATCAATCACTTTATTCATCAAACTTTCTTGTATCCCATGGTTTACCACCTTCACCATGAAACATATTTAGGTATAcgatttcttttttcctttttaatctgTTTAAAAAGCCCgtctagaaaaaaaatacattttttttatatttaacatGTAACAATTTAATTACTTCGTATAACTTGTTTTAGAGCAATAAGTTTCAAAAACCATTCAACTCAATGTTATTATATCagaaagtcaatttttttattgaagaaaaataattataaaataaaacatgattTTCTGAGATAATAACTGACGATTTTGAAATCAACGACAAAAGTAGTACTAACAATTATGTGTAATATATTGTTAGTTTCATAGTTACTAACCAAAATTAATTGTACTTCTAGAATCTTTGCTCTATAATATGGTTTgatcaattaataaaatgaaaaatcttTGTAATACTttgaactatatatatattaatgaacatacaacacaataaaaaaaatataataatataaaaaaacatattatagtGTACCATGAAAAATCCCCATTCTTGACAAGCTTTATTGAGATTGTTGATAGCTTGAGACCTTTGATGAGGATCAATGGAGTTGAGTAGCGAAAAATCGACGGTGGGGATTGATTTTGAATGATCATGTGGCTCAGATTCAAGGAGATTAAGGGGATAAATATTAGTGTTAACATAATTAGAAGGGATAAATTTGAGATTTGGTGATTCAGAAAGTGTTTTAACACTAATGGATGGTTGATTAATTATTGGAGTTGTCATAATATAAGAACTTTAATTTTAGCTAAAAATTTAATGGTGGTATATTGTGTATATGATGATGACTTTTATAAGAGAACAACAACTTCAGTTGCCAATGgagatattttgatttaaaatatttaacttttttttatttagtggCTTGTTATTTTGTTTGATAGTAAAGTTGTCTGTAAATAAAAGAAGGTATTCAGAACGCGAATTATTAGTTTCGtccataaaatattattgaatatagAGCAAAGGAAAGTCTAGAGAAAATAACGAGAAGGAAAGTTGcgtttgaatttttgtttttgttttagataaacgaaaaatacaataataacaaaatatgtttgagcataaaaataaataactaattctCAAAGTCCTCCGAATAGCTATGAAAACTTTACTATCTTCATTTGCTTTGATCAGTTCTTGAGTCGAGgatttattaataataactTATGTAACTTTATAAGATAAGAGTTTATTTGTTTATGAATATATTCGATATATTATTGTTTGTTCGAAATAGTGTTGGctctaaatttaattaaataaataaaaataaaaaatatttttttaaaataataaagtcGAATTTGCGTATTTGTcgattttctttaatttctaacGGAAGGTACATTGAACATTGTTGAAAAAACAAACCTAGCAACTTTTAGTATaccaaatataataataataataataataataataataataataataatatgtcacataattatgtgtatatgagtgtttaataaataaataaaaagatactatttaaaatatttatataagattaattaaataaatataaaaaatattttctttttctatttgttaACGCTATTTCAAATAAAACATTTAGATATTCACAAATTAtacgaaaaaaattaaaaattgttattttttaacatatcaatataatgaaaaagcACATCATTAAATGTTAATCAAAGTTCTTATTGTTCAACTCTTAAAAAAGAAAACGTAACAACTAAAAGTGAACGAAGAGAGtataagataaagaaaaaaaaatacttcttctgtctcaatttatgtaacacttttcatttttcgaaAATCGAATAATTTCAGTGTGATCGATAATTTGCTaatgaaatcttcaatttttctttaaataaaatttaaatatttatatattacttaaagaatattataaattataataattgacaattcaaaatcatataaaaatttatgataaatttatttaaaatctcGAAATCTTAAAAATGTTACGTAAATTGAGATGGAGGAGGTATATCTAACCTACTCAAAAGAGGGATAGTCCTCAaaagcttaattttttttgttttttgttagaGCAACTCTAATGGCGATTTCTCCAAGTGCTACCTTAACATCTCAATTCCTCAATTGTCACAGACCAAATGACCATAAAtgcccttcttcttcttcactctCATTCAGTAAGTTCATGATTCTATCTTTGTTTAAtggatttttaattattaatttcaaaattgtgTGAATTGGGCAAATTTTTATTGCTTCTGAAATTTGTTGGGTTTATTGCTTTTATGATTCTGCATCTTGGGTATTTTGGTTCTTTAATGGatctttttggaaaaattatcaAACACCATAGTTTTGTGTTTTACTTATATTCACATTTAATCTGTAAAGACTCAATTTTTAGCTACTTTACACAAGAGGCGGAGTCAAAATTGGGGTTCGATATCTATTATATATAcgtataaacttattttaaccatgtataaataatataattttttgtcaaaGGGGGTTGGATGAACCTCGATAATGCAATGTAGCTCCGTCCCTGCTTTATACCATTTGATAGTGTTTTTGATAACTGAGAAATCTATCCTTTGAGGAACAGTGGTGCAAGATTCAGAACTCGATGGATAATGGGTAATCGAAACATTATAGGGTTTGTTTGTTATGGGGGATGAGATTTAGTATAGGATAAATAATCCGGGGACTAACTAATACCCCTAACTAAatgcataataaaataatcctgCAGTTTATCCCGAGATGAGTATCCGTTGTCTCTCATGTGCACTTACCACTAGACAAAAGCCGCCCTAGGGGCTACTTCACCATTTGATTTACCATGTTTAATGgaagtgttttatttttttgtaatggtACTCTATGTTGCTCGGTATCTTCAAAAATGTCGACGGGAGCATGTTGGATCCGACACGGGTGTGtcaacatttttggagagtccgaaCAACTTAGAGTACATTTTTCTGGTTGCCTAGTTGGTAATTTGGTTTGCTGTTCTTTTAGGAAATGTTTATATTTTGGttgtatatatatcaaaattatattagaTGGAGTGTATAAGGATGTTTAAGACCATACAATGCCATTCCAGAGGTTTGCTTTGTATGTTTTTCAAATGTGTTGAACTCTAAATGGAAGAAGTATAGTTTGTACTTTGGAGGGTCCGGTATATATAGTGCTTCTGTAGGATTCGAAAGTTGGAGGTtccaaacaaagaaaaagaaaaggttcCGAGATAACCCTGTTTACGTTAAATTGGTATACTAAAGCTTGCTTAGCATGGTTATATTCTGGCTTCTGCTGAAGAATGTTCAATAAAATGTGTCTGTTTATTATAGTAAGAATcatttgtctttttctttttcttagtgCCGCATATGGTCATTAAGGAGTTAATGGTGCAAACTCTAACTTTGATAGTGCACATCTAGACACCACAACTTGGTCTCAATTGACCAGTGAACACTCCAACTTGTCCCTACTGTGTCTCATGGACACTCGATGAAGGCATGACACATTTAGTAGAGGTGTCTAGATGATCATTTTGTGAGTTGGAGTGCTATAATTGACACAGAGGAGacaagttgaggtgtctagaTGATCATTTTGTGAGTTGGAAGAGCTTAACTGACACAATGGAGACGAGTTGAAGTGTCTAGATGTGCATACTCAAAGTTGGAGTGTTGATGTCAAGTTAAAGTGTCTATCTATGTATTGTTCCATGATTAGATCATTTTGGTTGGCATCAATATAGTGTGCACTCTGATCCCCTCTCTAGTTCTGAATTTATTTGGAAGTATCTCAGAAAGTAAAATGCTTGACTTTAAcgattaaaaaaattgtctttaCTGTTGCCATGGTTTAACCAGCTACGTGGGAGAGTGTTTCATGAGATTAGTCAGAAAATATTTGTCTTTTTCTGTAatcttttatgtttcattttaacTTACCTTTCTTCTTAGCTAATTCCTTTAGTTTCTGATATGTCTTATGATGTATATTGCTATTTCAAAGTTTCTTACTAATTCTAGGAATAATTCTAACGTGACATACCTTCATCGTGTTTTAGGTAAATCAAACTCAAGTACCCTACTTATTGGTCCTTTAAGTGTATCATTACGAAATGGCCAGAAATCTAGGAGATCTCTCCACGTTCATGGCTTGTTTGGTGGAAAAAAGGATAATAACAGTGATGATAATTCCTCAAAGGTGCAGATTATTCTCTTCTttaa is part of the Solanum pennellii chromosome 8, SPENNV200 genome and harbors:
- the LOC107028002 gene encoding probable acetyltransferase NATA1-like; translation: MAEKISFNTQIFSRVRLATESDVSHLHKLMYQMAKYHNYTKVFNATKASITTNLFKSDNPCPPFYSVTAFILEVSSDSFPQNTLKNPIFDPILRTVNLVSPILDSDLELFRTNNNISSILSEVDNKPLSSDNNVFVAGYVLFYPCYSGYFEKPGFFIENMFVRECYRKCGFGKMLFSAVASQAIKLGFTKVDWLTVGWNENAIDFYLGMGAYIMQDVKRFRLSGDGLDAFATNDQDGGDKI
- the LOC107027123 gene encoding protein DMR6-LIKE OXYGENASE 2-like, encoding MTTPIINQPSISVKTLSESPNLKFIPSNYVNTNIYPLNLLESEPHDHSKSIPTVDFSLLNSIDPHQRSQAINNLNKACQEWGFFMVVNHGIQESLMNKVIDGTQGFFNLREEEKKEFEGKHVLDPIRYGTSFNTSKERAFFWRDYLKVFVHPKFHSPSKPDRYSDILWEYCEKVRQVTKVLLGGISQGLGLEECYLEKTLEVKSGFQIFIANYYPSCPQPELALGMPPHSDHGLLTLIIQNQVGGLQVQHQGKWIHVNALPNSLLVNTGDHLEIFSNGKYKSNIHKVVVNNTSPRISVAVAHGPSLEAIVSPASPLIQSETNYTPMKYKDYMEMQQSNQLHQKSILEQVKIKRK